The following proteins are co-located in the Pelecanus crispus isolate bPelCri1 chromosome 5, bPelCri1.pri, whole genome shotgun sequence genome:
- the PARS2 gene encoding putative proline--tRNA ligase, mitochondrial — protein MEGLLRRWRLPAPRAWRRGCRPRHGPAGRARRLLLSQLFQPHNLQAGDEAGCDGRAGEPTCRSQRLMLRAGLIHPSGPGCYYYMPPTVRAMEKLVKAMDEEMQAVGGQKLNMPSLSSAELWHASGRWDQMGPELFRLADRHGKGYCLGPTHEEAVTELVAAQSNLSYKQLPLRLYQVTRKFRDEPKPRFGLLRSREFYMKDMYTFDTSEEAARQTYDLVCDAYCSLFNRLGLPFVKVRAATGSIGGTVSHEFQLPADVGEDRLVLCPDGHFAANVETLNREQTSCPTCGEKLTQTRGIEVGHTFYLGTKYSSVSNAVFYSPENKPQLAEMGCYGLGVTRILAASIEVLSTEDSIRWPSLIAPYQLCFIPPKRGSKEEEEGATLLERVYDDLAEALPHLAGDSVLDDRTQLTIGKRLKDANKLGYPYVVIAGKRVCEDPPVFEVWNQNASEVLFLTKEGVIELLSKVQVP, from the coding sequence ATGGAGGGCTTGCTGAGAAGATGGCGGCTCCCGGCGCCCAGGGCCTGGCGGCGGGGCTGCAggccccggcacggccccgcgGGCAGGGCCAGGCGGCTGCTGCTCTCGCAGCTTTTCCAGCCCCACAACCTGCAGGCGGGCGACGAGGCGGGGTGCGACGGCAGGGCCGGGGAGCCCACCTGCCGGAGCCAGAGGCTGATGCTGCGAGCGGGGCTCATCCACCCCTCCGGCCCCGGCTGCTACTACTACATGCCGCCCACCGTCCGCGCCATGGAGAAGCTCGTCAAGGCGATGGACGAGGAGATGCAGGCCGTGGGCGGGCAGAAGCTGAACATGCCCAGCCTGAGCTCGGCGGAGCTGTGGCACGCCAGCGGCCGCTGGGACCAAATGGGGCCGGAGCTCTTCCGGCTGGCGGACCGGCACGGCAAGGGCTACTGCCTAGGCCCCACGCACGAGGAGGCGGTGACGGAGCTGGTGGCCGCTCAGAGCAACCTGTCCTACAAGCAGCTCCCACTGCGCCTCTACCAGGTAACCAGGAAGTTTCGGGATGAACCCAAGCCCCGCTTCGGCTTGCTGCGCAGCCGGGAGTTTTACATGAAGGACATGTACACCTTTGACACCTCCGAAGAGGCGGCTCGGCAGACCTACGACCTGGTGTGCGACGCCTACTGCAGCCTCTTCAACCGCCTGGGCCTTCCCTTCGTCAAAGTGCGGGCTGCCACGGGCAGCATCGGCGGCACCGTGTCCCACGAGTTCCAGCTCCCGGCAGATGTCGGCGAGGACAGGCTGGTGCTGTGCCCTGACGGACATTTTGCAGCCAATGTGGAAACGCTAAACAGGGAGCAAACGTCTTGCCCCACCTGCGGAGAAAAACTCACCCAGACCAGAGGGATCGAGGTGGGGCACACCTTTTATCTGGGCACCAAGTACTCCTCTGTCTCCAACGCTGTCTTCTACTCCCCTGAGaacaaaccccagctggcagagaTGGGCTGCTACGGCCTGGGCGTTACTCGTATCCTGGCGGCCTCCATCGAGGTGCTCTCAACAGAGGACAGCATCCGTTGGCCGAGCCTCATCGCGCCCTACCAGCTCTGCTTCATTCCCCCCAAGAGaggcagcaaggaggaggaggagggagccaCGCTGCTGGAGCGGGTGTATGATGACCTTGCCGAAGCGCTGCCCCACCTCGCCGGCGACTCAGTGCTGGATGACAGGACACAGCTGACCATTGGCAAAAGGCTAAAGGACGCCAACAAGCTGGGTTATCCCTACGTGGTCATAGCTGGGAAGAGGGTTTGTGAGGACCCCCCGGTCTTCGAGGTCTGGAATCAGAATGCCAGCGAGGTTTTATTCCTCACCAAGGAAGGTGTAATTGAGTTGCTGAGTAAAGTGCAAGTCCCTTAA
- the TTC4 gene encoding tetratricopeptide repeat protein 4, with protein MAEAGAGGGAPGYRGALHPDTWEQELESIPMFMKRCPAEIDAARQPELACLQSLLFDEEQGPAELARMYKNEGNEYFRERDYGRAVIAYTEGLKKKCEDPELNAVLHTNRGAAQFYLGNYRSALNDAIQAKKLKPTHLKAIIRGALCHMELKNFSEAIAWCEEGLRIDSKEKKLVEMRAKADKLKRAEERDARKAKVMEKKEQCQKEILLAAIKERNIKLVLEPSNEEEEISDGLAEISLDGFHSDNATGAKVHLDADGNLNWPVLFLYPEHGQTDFIAAFHENSRFIDHLMVMFAELPPWDLERKYLPRNLELYFEDEERAEMYELNPEHTLLQVLQHQRYFVKAGTPTVLAFVKRSPFSKKYFSGKKVHRL; from the exons ATGGCGGAGGCCGGGGCGGGTGGCGGCGCGCCGGGGTATCGGGGCGCTCTCCACCCCGACACCTGGGAGCAG GAGCTGGAGTCCATCCCCATGTTCATGAAGCGGTGCCCGGCCGAGATCGACGCGGCGCGGCAGCCCGAGCTGGCCTGCCTGCAGTCCCTCCTCTTCGACGAGGAGCAGGGCCCCGCAG AGCTGGCCAGGATGTACAAAAACGAAGGGAACGAGTACTTCAGGGAGAGGGACTACGGGAGAGCTGTCATCGCCTACACCGAGgggctgaaaaagaaatgcgAGGACCCGGAGCTGAACGCTGTGCTGCACACGAACCGGGGGGCTGCGCAGTTTTACCTGG GTAACTACCGTTCAGCTCTCAATGATGCTATCCAAGCAAAAAAGCTAAAGCCCACCCATCTCAAAGCCATCATTAGAG GAGCTCTCTGTCACATGGAGCTAAAGAATTTCTCTGAAGCAATAGCATGGTGTGAGGAGGGCTTGCGAATagattcaaaagagaaaaagcttgtGGAAATGAGAGCTAAAGCTGACAAGTTAAAG CGAGCTGAGGAGCGGGATGCAAGGAAAGCAAAGGTGATGGAGAAGAAAGAGCAGTGTCAAAAGGAAATTTTGCTTGCAGCAATAAAG gAAAGAAATATCAAGCTGGTTCTTGAGCCTTCaaatgaagaagaggaaatatCAGATGGCCTGGCTGAGATATCCTTAGATGGGTTCCACTCTGACAATGCCACGGGGGCAAAGGTGCACTTAGATGCTGATGGCAACCTGAACTGGCCTGTCCTCTTTCTGTACCCTGAGCACGGGCAAACAGACTTCATTGCGGCTTTTCATGAGAACTCCAG GTTTATTGATCATTTAATGGTGATGTTTGCTGAGTTACCTCCTTGggatttagaaagaaaataccttcCCAGAAATCTTGAG CTCTATTTTGAAGatgaagaaagagcagaaatgtaTGAGCTGAACCCAGAACACACGTTGCTACAAGTGCTGCAGCACCAAAG